A part of Astyanax mexicanus isolate ESR-SI-001 chromosome 2, AstMex3_surface, whole genome shotgun sequence genomic DNA contains:
- the pus7 gene encoding pseudouridylate synthase 7 homolog isoform X1, with protein MEDKEPLAEPVHVGEKRTCPEEDSEHIAKRVKVQDEANGSHATKRTEDDKEELEGEEEEEALEECDGEGESFADMMKYGLSEVDVGICKFVSEHNGFSGILKERYSDFVVNEISKEGKIVRLDDLSVPVEPEEVSVEAAPVDCQVLTEEQKQQLSDLQLFKNKERNVSIEVEDDSKEKRTLLHKAVKTSYPGLETKTEERDGKKFIVAYHAAGKKALAEVRTPAAPRKHSWPKNRGSFCHFVLYKENKDTMDAINVLSKFLRVRPNVFSYMGTKDKRAITVQEIAVLKISAERLAHLNKCLMNFKLGNFSYKKHPLKLGELQGNHFTVVLRNISGSDEQVEHAMTSLRATGFINYYGMQRFGTTAVATHQVGRSILQNNWSEVMDLILKPRPGAEKGYLVKCREEWAQTQDPEAALKKLPVKRCVEGQLLRGLSKYGKNNIITAFGLIPRNNRLMYIHSYQSFVWNTMVSRRVEAYGLKAVEGDLVLKGGTAHVLSAEEAEKESIHDIVMPLPGFDVIYPTHEVGKGYRDMLAADNLDIDNMRHKVKDYSLAGAYRRILIRPSDVSWEVIHYDDARVPLVYTDVEKLENKPLPVYLTEGKYRALKMEFSLPPSTYATMAIREVLKMDTSIKNQTQLNTVWLN; from the exons ATGGAGGACAAGGAGCCCTTGGCAGAGCCAGTTCATGTTGGAGAGAAGCGGACATGCCCAGAAGAGGATTCAGAGCACATTGCTAAAAGAGTCAAAGTTCAGGATGAAGCAAATGGCAGCCATGCCACTAAGCGGACAGAAGATGATAAAGAGGAGCTGGAaggggaggaagaagaggaggctCTGGAAGAATGTGATGGAGAAGGAGAGAGCTTTGCTGACATGATGAAGTATGGTCTCAGTGAAGTGGATGTGGGCATTTGCAAGTTTGTCAGTGAGCATAATGGCTTCTCTGGAATCCTGAAAGAGAG ATATTCTGATTTTGTGGTCAATGAGATAAGTAAAGAAGGGAAGATTGTACGACTGGATGACCTCTCCGTTCCTGTGGAACCTGAG GAAGTGTCTGTAGAGGCTGCGCCTGTGGATTGTCAGGTTCTGACGGAAgagcaaaaacaacaactttctgATCTGCAGCTCTTCAAAAACAAGGAGCGAAATGTATCTATTGAG GTAGAAGATGACTCTAAGGAGAAGCGTACACTGCTTCATAAAGCAGTTAAAACCTCGTACCCAGGACTGGAAACCAAGACTGAGGAGAGAGACGGCAAGAAGTTTATAGTTGCCTACCATGCGGCTGGAAAGAAAGCACTGGCAG AAGTTCGAACACCTGCAG CACCTAGAAAACACTCATGGCCAAAGAACCGTGGTAGCTTCTGCCATTTTGTGCTCTACAAGGAGAATAAAGACACCATGGATGCCATTAACGTTCTCTCCAAGTTTCTCAG GGTTCGGCCCAATGTCTTCTCCTATATGGGTACTAAAGATAAGAGAGCCATCACAGTGCAGGAGATTGCTGTGCTAAA AATCAGCGCAGAGAGGTTAGCTCACCTTAATAAGTGCCTGATGAATTTCAAACTGGGAAACTTCAGCTATAAAAAGCACCCTCTGAAGCTGGGGGAGCTGCAGGGGAACCATTTTACTGTGGTACTGAG GAATATCTCGGGTTCTGATGAGCAGGTGGAGCACGCCATGACCTCACTCAGGGCTACAGGTTTCATCAACTACTATGGTATGCAGCGTTTTGGCACCACAGCTGTTGCTACACACCAGGTTGGCAG GTCAATCCTGCAGAATAACTGGTCTGAGGTGATGGACCTCATCTTAAAGCCACGTCCTGGGG CGGAGAAGGGCTATCTGGTGAAGTGTAGAGAGGAATGGGCCCAGACTCAGGATCCTGAGGCAGCACTGAAGAAACTGCCTGTAAAGCGCTGTGTAGAGGGCCAGCTACTGAGAGGCCTGtcaaaatatggcaaaaacaacattataactgCTTTTGGCCTG ATTCCTCGCAACAACAGACTCATGTACATCCACAGCTACCAGAGCTTTGTATGGAATACCATGGTCAGTAGGCGAGTGGAGGCCTATGGTCTTAAAGCTGTGGAAGGAGATTTAGTGCTAAAAGGAG GCACTGCTCATGTCCTGTCTGCTGAGGAAGCAGAAAAAGAGTCCATTCATGACATTGTGATGCCTCTGCCTGGATTTGATGTTATCTACCCTACGCACGAAG TGGGGAAGGGCTACAGAGACATGCTGGCAGCTGATAATCTGGACATTGATAACATGAGGCATAAAGTGAAAGATTATTCTCTGGCTGGAGCCTACCGACGCATCCTCATACGCCCGAGTGACGTCAGCTG GGAAGTGATCCATTATGATGACGCCAGAGTGCCGCTGGTTTACACAGATGTAGAGAAACTGGAAAACAAACCACTACCAGTTTATCTCACAG AGGGTAAATACAGAGCTCTGAAGATGGAGTTTTCACTGCCCCCCTCTACCTATGCCACCATGGCAATCAGAGAGGTGTTGAAAATGGATACCAGCATCAAGAACCAGACGCAGCTGAACACTGTATGGCTGAACTGA
- the cd151 gene encoding CD151 antigen isoform X1 — MANEDKTNTCGTICLKYLLFTFNLLFWLSGGAVMAVGLWTLVDKSDYISLLSSSTYSLAAYILIAAGAIVMLTGVLGCCATIKESRALLIVFFVLLLLIFLLEITAGVLAYVYYQECFPFCYQLNEELRADLKETMVQKYQQPGEDHVTRAVDKLQQDLKCCGSNSSADWQQGTWIHTFADGRLVPDSCCKTPTDHCGLRDHPSNIYKVEGGCISKLEEFILQHLQILGAVGIGIAFLQILGMLFTCCLYRSLKDEPY; from the exons ATGGCAAACGAGGACAAGACAAACACATGTGGGACGATTTGCCTCAAATACCTGCTTTTCACCTTTAATCTGCTCTTCTGG TTGTCTGGAGGTGCTGTGATGGCAGTGGGGCTGTGGACTTTAGTGGACAAAAGTGACTATATCAGTCTACTGTCCTCCAGCACGTACTCCTTAGCTGCCTACATCCTGATTGCAGCAGGAGCTATCGTCATGCTTACTGGAGTCCTGGGCTGCTGTGCAACCATTAAAGAGAGCAGAGCACTTCTGATTGTG TTCTTTGTTTTGCTGCTGTTAATATTCCTGCTGGAGATCACTGCTGGAGTGTTGGCCTATGTGTATTATCAAGAG TGTTTCCCTTTCTGCTATCAG CTGAATGAGGAGCTGAGGGCGGACCTGAAGGAAACCATGGTGCAAAAATACCAGCAGCCTGGAGAGGACCATGTGACCAGAGCTGTAGACAAACTCCAGCAGGAT CTGAAATGCTGCGGAAGTAACAGCTCGGCAGACTGGCAGCAGGGAACCTGGATTCACACATTTGCTGACGGCCGGCTGGTGCCTGACAGCTGCTGCAAGACCCCCACTGACCACTGTGGATTGAGAGACCACCCATCCAACATCTACAAAGTAGAG GGAGGCTGCATATCTAAGCTAGAAGAGTTTATCCTTCAGCACTTGCAGATATTGGGTGCAGTAGGGATTGGAATTGCGTTCCTACAG ATTTTGGGAATGCTCTTCACCTGCTGTTTGTATCGAAGTTTAAAGGATGAACCTTACTGA
- the pus7 gene encoding pseudouridylate synthase 7 homolog isoform X2 produces MEDKEPLAEPVHVGEKRTCPEEDSEHIAKRVKVQDEANGSHATKRTEDDKEELEGEEEEEALEECDGEGESFADMMKYGLSEVDVGICKFVSEHNGFSGILKERYSDFVVNEISKEGKIVRLDDLSVPVEPEEVSVEAAPVDCQVLTEEQKQQLSDLQLFKNKERNVSIEVEDDSKEKRTLLHKAVKTSYPGLETKTEERDGKKFIVAYHAAGKKALAAPRKHSWPKNRGSFCHFVLYKENKDTMDAINVLSKFLRVRPNVFSYMGTKDKRAITVQEIAVLKISAERLAHLNKCLMNFKLGNFSYKKHPLKLGELQGNHFTVVLRNISGSDEQVEHAMTSLRATGFINYYGMQRFGTTAVATHQVGRSILQNNWSEVMDLILKPRPGAEKGYLVKCREEWAQTQDPEAALKKLPVKRCVEGQLLRGLSKYGKNNIITAFGLIPRNNRLMYIHSYQSFVWNTMVSRRVEAYGLKAVEGDLVLKGGTAHVLSAEEAEKESIHDIVMPLPGFDVIYPTHEVGKGYRDMLAADNLDIDNMRHKVKDYSLAGAYRRILIRPSDVSWEVIHYDDARVPLVYTDVEKLENKPLPVYLTEGKYRALKMEFSLPPSTYATMAIREVLKMDTSIKNQTQLNTVWLN; encoded by the exons ATGGAGGACAAGGAGCCCTTGGCAGAGCCAGTTCATGTTGGAGAGAAGCGGACATGCCCAGAAGAGGATTCAGAGCACATTGCTAAAAGAGTCAAAGTTCAGGATGAAGCAAATGGCAGCCATGCCACTAAGCGGACAGAAGATGATAAAGAGGAGCTGGAaggggaggaagaagaggaggctCTGGAAGAATGTGATGGAGAAGGAGAGAGCTTTGCTGACATGATGAAGTATGGTCTCAGTGAAGTGGATGTGGGCATTTGCAAGTTTGTCAGTGAGCATAATGGCTTCTCTGGAATCCTGAAAGAGAG ATATTCTGATTTTGTGGTCAATGAGATAAGTAAAGAAGGGAAGATTGTACGACTGGATGACCTCTCCGTTCCTGTGGAACCTGAG GAAGTGTCTGTAGAGGCTGCGCCTGTGGATTGTCAGGTTCTGACGGAAgagcaaaaacaacaactttctgATCTGCAGCTCTTCAAAAACAAGGAGCGAAATGTATCTATTGAG GTAGAAGATGACTCTAAGGAGAAGCGTACACTGCTTCATAAAGCAGTTAAAACCTCGTACCCAGGACTGGAAACCAAGACTGAGGAGAGAGACGGCAAGAAGTTTATAGTTGCCTACCATGCGGCTGGAAAGAAAGCACTGGCAG CACCTAGAAAACACTCATGGCCAAAGAACCGTGGTAGCTTCTGCCATTTTGTGCTCTACAAGGAGAATAAAGACACCATGGATGCCATTAACGTTCTCTCCAAGTTTCTCAG GGTTCGGCCCAATGTCTTCTCCTATATGGGTACTAAAGATAAGAGAGCCATCACAGTGCAGGAGATTGCTGTGCTAAA AATCAGCGCAGAGAGGTTAGCTCACCTTAATAAGTGCCTGATGAATTTCAAACTGGGAAACTTCAGCTATAAAAAGCACCCTCTGAAGCTGGGGGAGCTGCAGGGGAACCATTTTACTGTGGTACTGAG GAATATCTCGGGTTCTGATGAGCAGGTGGAGCACGCCATGACCTCACTCAGGGCTACAGGTTTCATCAACTACTATGGTATGCAGCGTTTTGGCACCACAGCTGTTGCTACACACCAGGTTGGCAG GTCAATCCTGCAGAATAACTGGTCTGAGGTGATGGACCTCATCTTAAAGCCACGTCCTGGGG CGGAGAAGGGCTATCTGGTGAAGTGTAGAGAGGAATGGGCCCAGACTCAGGATCCTGAGGCAGCACTGAAGAAACTGCCTGTAAAGCGCTGTGTAGAGGGCCAGCTACTGAGAGGCCTGtcaaaatatggcaaaaacaacattataactgCTTTTGGCCTG ATTCCTCGCAACAACAGACTCATGTACATCCACAGCTACCAGAGCTTTGTATGGAATACCATGGTCAGTAGGCGAGTGGAGGCCTATGGTCTTAAAGCTGTGGAAGGAGATTTAGTGCTAAAAGGAG GCACTGCTCATGTCCTGTCTGCTGAGGAAGCAGAAAAAGAGTCCATTCATGACATTGTGATGCCTCTGCCTGGATTTGATGTTATCTACCCTACGCACGAAG TGGGGAAGGGCTACAGAGACATGCTGGCAGCTGATAATCTGGACATTGATAACATGAGGCATAAAGTGAAAGATTATTCTCTGGCTGGAGCCTACCGACGCATCCTCATACGCCCGAGTGACGTCAGCTG GGAAGTGATCCATTATGATGACGCCAGAGTGCCGCTGGTTTACACAGATGTAGAGAAACTGGAAAACAAACCACTACCAGTTTATCTCACAG AGGGTAAATACAGAGCTCTGAAGATGGAGTTTTCACTGCCCCCCTCTACCTATGCCACCATGGCAATCAGAGAGGTGTTGAAAATGGATACCAGCATCAAGAACCAGACGCAGCTGAACACTGTATGGCTGAACTGA
- the cd151 gene encoding CD151 antigen isoform X2: protein MANEDKTNTCGTICLKYLLFTFNLLFWLSGGAVMAVGLWTLVDKSDYISLLSSSTYSLAAYILIAAGAIVMLTGVLGCCATIKESRALLIVFFVLLLLIFLLEITAGVLAYVYYQELNEELRADLKETMVQKYQQPGEDHVTRAVDKLQQDLKCCGSNSSADWQQGTWIHTFADGRLVPDSCCKTPTDHCGLRDHPSNIYKVEGGCISKLEEFILQHLQILGAVGIGIAFLQILGMLFTCCLYRSLKDEPY, encoded by the exons ATGGCAAACGAGGACAAGACAAACACATGTGGGACGATTTGCCTCAAATACCTGCTTTTCACCTTTAATCTGCTCTTCTGG TTGTCTGGAGGTGCTGTGATGGCAGTGGGGCTGTGGACTTTAGTGGACAAAAGTGACTATATCAGTCTACTGTCCTCCAGCACGTACTCCTTAGCTGCCTACATCCTGATTGCAGCAGGAGCTATCGTCATGCTTACTGGAGTCCTGGGCTGCTGTGCAACCATTAAAGAGAGCAGAGCACTTCTGATTGTG TTCTTTGTTTTGCTGCTGTTAATATTCCTGCTGGAGATCACTGCTGGAGTGTTGGCCTATGTGTATTATCAAGAG CTGAATGAGGAGCTGAGGGCGGACCTGAAGGAAACCATGGTGCAAAAATACCAGCAGCCTGGAGAGGACCATGTGACCAGAGCTGTAGACAAACTCCAGCAGGAT CTGAAATGCTGCGGAAGTAACAGCTCGGCAGACTGGCAGCAGGGAACCTGGATTCACACATTTGCTGACGGCCGGCTGGTGCCTGACAGCTGCTGCAAGACCCCCACTGACCACTGTGGATTGAGAGACCACCCATCCAACATCTACAAAGTAGAG GGAGGCTGCATATCTAAGCTAGAAGAGTTTATCCTTCAGCACTTGCAGATATTGGGTGCAGTAGGGATTGGAATTGCGTTCCTACAG ATTTTGGGAATGCTCTTCACCTGCTGTTTGTATCGAAGTTTAAAGGATGAACCTTACTGA